Proteins encoded within one genomic window of Fragaria vesca subsp. vesca linkage group LG1, FraVesHawaii_1.0, whole genome shotgun sequence:
- the LOC101308015 gene encoding MLO-like protein 1-like — protein MAGGTTLEYTPTWVVAFVCSIIVFISLAVERLLHYTGKYLKRKNQKPLFEALQKIKEELMLLGFISLLLTVFQGPIEKICISKKLASHWLPCNEEESESTSTTAHFQTSSFFTSNYYSRHLLLFPAGTARRLLADDSETSKSGSTGTCSEGKVPLLSTTALHHLHIFIFVLAVVHVSFCALTIIFGGIKIRQWKQWEDSIVRKEYNPEEVLTEKFTAVQDHEFIRGRFLGIGKNQAFLGWLIAFFKQFYGSVTKTDYMTMRLGFIKTHCKRNPNFNFHKYMVRALEADFKRVVGISWYLWMFVVLFLLLNVAGWHAYFWIAFVPFILLLAVGTKLEHVIIQLAHDVAEKHIAIEGDLVVQPSDDHFWFRRPRLVLLLIHIILFQNSFELALFFWIWIQYKFDSCMMGKIGYVIPRLVIGAFVQFVCSYSTLPLYAIVTQMGTSFKNAIFDEHVQVGLAGWAKSAKKHQAALRKAATNGNGSSSGSSKVSHSSKYKLHKEEATSVSNTTSGKLELAQVSVHAGEIQPHQQPPANDHV, from the exons ATGGCAGGAGGGACAACATTGGAGTACACACCGACATGGGTGGTGGCTTTTGTGTGTTCTATTATAGTCTTCATATCTTTAGCTGTCGAGAGATTACTTCACTATACTGGCAAG TATCTCAAGAGAAAGAACCAGAAACCTCTCTTCGAGGCCTTGCAGAAGATCAAAGAAG AGTTGATGCTTTTGGGGTTTATATCACTCCTGCTGACGGTGTTCCAAGGACCTATAGAAAAGATCTGCATATCAAAGAAACTGGCCAGTCATTGGCTGCCTTGTAATGAAGAAGAGTCGGAGTCAACGTCAACGACTGCCCATTTCCAGACCAGCAGCTTCTTCACTAGTAACTACTATTCTCGGCATCTGCTGCTTTTTCCAGCCGGGACTGCCCGTCGCCTTCTTGCAGATGACTCCGAGACCTCTAAATCCGGTTCCACCGGCACCTGTTCAGAG GGGAAGGTCCCATTGCTATCCACGACTGCATTGCATCATCTACATATTTTCATATTTGTGCTAGCTGTGGTGCATGTGTCGTTCTGTGCTCTAACCATTATTTTTGGAGGAATTAAG ATACGTCAATGGAAACAATGGGAAGATTCTATAGTGAGAAAAGAGTACAATCCAGAAGAAG TTTTGACAGAGAAGTTCACTGCCGTCCAAGACCATGAATTTATCAGGGGTCGTTTTCTGGGTATCGGAAAGAATCAAGCTTTTCTGGGTTGGTTG ATTGCATTTTTCAAGCAATTTTATGGGTCTGTGACCAAAACAGATTATATGACAATGCGACTAGGCTTCATCAAG ACACATTGCAAGAGAAATCCAAATTTTAATTTCCACAAGTACATGGTACGTGCCCTCGAGGCAGATTTCAAGAGAGTCGTTGGAATAAG TTGGTACCTCTGGATGTTTGTAGTCCTTTTCTTGTTGCTGAATGTTGCTG GTTGGCATGCCTATTTCTGGATAGCATTCGTTCCGTTCATT CTTTTACTTGCTGTTGGCACCAAGTTGGAGCATGTTATAATCCAGTTAGCCCATGATGTCGCCGAGAAGCACATCGCAATAGAAGGAGACTTGGTGGTTCAACCTTCAGACGATCACTTCTGGTTCCGCAGGCCTCGATTGGTTCTCTTACTCATTCATATCATCTTGTTCCAAAATTCTTTTGAACTCGCACTTTTCTTCTGGATATGG ATTCAATATAAATTTGATTCCTGCATGATGGGGAAAATTGGTTACGTTATCCCAAGACTTGTAATCGG AGCATTTGTCCAGTTCGTCTGCAGCTACAGTACGTTGCCACTGTACGCAATTGTCACACAG ATGGGAACATCTTTTAAGAACGCAATATTCGACGAACACGTACAAGTGGGACTTGCTGGGTGGGCTAAATCGGCAAAAAAGCACCAGGCGGCTTTGAGGAAGGCAGCTACTAATGGTAACGGCAGTAGTAGTGGTTCTAGCAAAGTCAGTCATAGCAGCAAATACAAATTGCACAAAGAAGAGGCAACTTCTGTGTCCAACACAACATCGGGGAAACTTGAATTGGCTCAAGTTTCCGTTCATGCGGGAGAAATTCAGCCTCATCAGCAGCCACCCGCCAATGATCATGTATAA